A window of the Serratia sarumanii genome harbors these coding sequences:
- the gapA gene encoding glyceraldehyde-3-phosphate dehydrogenase, whose product MTIKVGINGFGRIGRIVFRAAQERSDIEIVAINDLLDAEYMAYMLKYDSTHGRFNGTVEVKDGHLVVNGKTIRVTAEKDPANLKWNEVGVDVVAEATGIFLTDETARKHITAGAKKVVLTGPSKDATPMFVRGANFDKYAGQDIVSNASCTTNCLAPLAKVINDNFGIVEGLMTTVHATTATQKTVDGPSHKDWRGGRGASQNIIPSSTGAAKAVGVVLPELKGKLTGMAFRVPTPNVSVVDLTVRLEKAATYEEIKKAIKDAAEGSMKGVLGYVEDDVVSTDFNGEVLTSVFDAKAGIALNDNFVKLVSWYDNETGYSNKVLDLIAHISK is encoded by the coding sequence ATGACTATCAAAGTAGGTATCAACGGTTTTGGCCGTATCGGTCGCATTGTTTTCCGTGCTGCTCAAGAGCGTTCTGACATCGAGATCGTTGCAATCAACGACCTGTTGGACGCAGAGTACATGGCTTACATGCTGAAGTATGACTCTACTCACGGCCGTTTCAACGGTACGGTAGAAGTTAAAGACGGCCACCTGGTTGTTAACGGCAAAACCATCCGTGTTACCGCAGAGAAAGACCCGGCTAACCTGAAGTGGAACGAAGTGGGTGTTGACGTGGTTGCTGAAGCGACCGGTATCTTCCTGACCGACGAAACCGCACGTAAGCACATCACCGCCGGCGCCAAAAAAGTGGTTCTGACTGGCCCATCCAAAGATGCGACCCCAATGTTCGTGCGCGGCGCCAACTTTGATAAATATGCCGGCCAGGACATCGTGTCCAACGCCTCTTGCACCACCAACTGCCTGGCGCCACTGGCTAAAGTCATCAACGACAACTTCGGTATCGTTGAAGGCCTGATGACCACCGTTCACGCGACCACCGCAACTCAGAAAACCGTTGATGGCCCGTCCCACAAAGACTGGCGCGGCGGCCGCGGCGCATCCCAGAACATCATCCCTTCTTCTACCGGCGCAGCGAAAGCGGTTGGCGTTGTTCTGCCAGAGCTGAAAGGCAAACTGACCGGTATGGCGTTCCGCGTACCGACGCCAAACGTATCCGTTGTTGACCTGACCGTGCGTCTGGAAAAAGCGGCTACCTACGAAGAAATCAAGAAAGCCATCAAAGACGCCGCTGAAGGTTCTATGAAAGGCGTTCTGGGCTACGTTGAAGACGATGTGGTTTCCACCGATTTCAACGGCGAAGTGCTGACTTCCGTGTTCGATGCCAAAGCCGGTATCGCACTGAACGACAACTTCGTGAAACTGGTTTCCTGGTACGACAACGAAACCGGTTATTCCAACAAGGTTCTGGATCTGATCGCTCACATCTCCAAGTAA
- a CDS encoding glycoside hydrolase family 18 protein encodes MKITRKLLPLLAAVQLAMAGAGTAQAAYLSVGYFNGGGDVTAGPGGDIDKLDVTQITHLNYSFGLIYNGEKDEANAALKDPARRHQIYLSPKVMADLQRLPTLRKQNPELKVLLSVGGWGARGFSAAAATAENRAIFIRSALQVIAQYQLDGIDLDWEYPVNGAWGLVESQPADRDNFTLLLKELHQALGKGKLLTIAVGANVKSPQEWVDVKSIAPYLDYINLMTYDMAYGTQYFNANLYDSKRWPTVAAADRYSADFVVKNYLAAGLKPAQMNLGIGFYGRVPKRATEAGIDWDKPDAAKHPVTEPYFSARETALFNALGLDLSKDTYFKYHDIVSKLLNDPQHRFREHWDDDAKVPYLTLQSAEGKPLFAISYENPRSVAIKAEYIKSQGLGGAMFWEYGADDDNRLAQQLAESLGIKGEKR; translated from the coding sequence ATGAAAATAACCCGAAAACTGCTGCCTTTACTGGCGGCGGTGCAGTTGGCTATGGCCGGCGCAGGCACGGCCCAGGCGGCTTATCTCTCCGTCGGCTACTTCAACGGCGGCGGCGACGTCACCGCCGGCCCCGGTGGCGACATCGACAAGCTGGACGTCACGCAAATCACCCACCTCAACTATTCGTTCGGCCTGATCTACAACGGCGAGAAAGACGAAGCCAATGCAGCGCTGAAAGACCCCGCTCGCCGCCACCAGATCTACCTGTCGCCGAAGGTGATGGCCGATCTGCAACGGCTACCGACGCTGCGCAAGCAGAACCCCGAGCTGAAAGTGCTGCTGTCGGTCGGCGGCTGGGGCGCACGGGGTTTCTCCGCCGCCGCCGCGACTGCGGAAAACCGGGCGATATTCATCCGTTCCGCGCTGCAGGTGATCGCCCAGTATCAGCTGGATGGTATCGATCTGGACTGGGAATATCCGGTGAACGGCGCCTGGGGGCTGGTGGAAAGCCAACCGGCAGACCGCGACAACTTCACCCTGCTGTTGAAAGAGCTTCATCAGGCGCTGGGTAAAGGCAAGCTGTTAACCATCGCCGTCGGGGCCAACGTCAAAAGCCCACAGGAATGGGTTGATGTGAAAAGCATTGCCCCTTACCTCGACTACATCAATCTGATGACCTACGACATGGCTTACGGCACGCAGTACTTCAATGCCAACCTGTACGATTCAAAGCGTTGGCCAACCGTGGCGGCCGCCGATCGCTATAGCGCCGATTTCGTGGTCAAGAATTATCTGGCTGCCGGCCTGAAACCGGCGCAGATGAACCTGGGCATCGGTTTCTACGGCCGGGTTCCGAAACGGGCGACCGAGGCGGGTATCGACTGGGACAAGCCGGACGCCGCCAAACATCCGGTGACGGAACCTTACTTCAGCGCGCGAGAAACCGCCCTGTTCAACGCGCTGGGGCTGGATCTCAGCAAAGACACTTACTTTAAATACCACGATATCGTCAGTAAATTGCTCAACGATCCGCAGCATCGTTTTCGCGAGCACTGGGATGACGACGCCAAAGTGCCTTACCTGACGCTACAATCCGCCGAAGGCAAGCCGCTGTTCGCAATCTCCTACGAGAATCCGCGTTCGGTGGCCATCAAGGCCGAATACATCAAAAGTCAGGGATTGGGCGGTGCGATGTTCTGGGAATACGGCGCGGATGACGACAACCGGCTGGCGCAGCAGCTGGCGGAATCGCTGGGGATTAAGGGCGAAAAACGGTGA
- the msrB gene encoding peptide-methionine (R)-S-oxide reductase MsrB, whose amino-acid sequence MAKETTPGHPVTELNEIQRYVTQQRGTEAPFSGKLLHNKREGVYHCLCCNQPLFYSETKYDSGCGWPSFYEPVSADAIRYLDDNSHNMHRVEIRCGHCDAHLGHVFPDGPQPTGDRYCVNSASLSFTDGENGDQTAG is encoded by the coding sequence ATGGCTAAAGAGACAACCCCCGGTCATCCGGTCACGGAACTGAATGAAATCCAACGTTATGTGACGCAACAGCGCGGCACCGAAGCGCCGTTCAGCGGCAAATTGCTGCACAACAAGCGCGAGGGCGTGTACCATTGCCTGTGCTGTAACCAGCCGCTGTTCTATTCCGAAACCAAATACGATTCCGGCTGCGGCTGGCCGAGCTTTTATGAGCCGGTTTCCGCCGATGCTATCCGTTATCTTGATGATAATTCACATAATATGCATCGTGTTGAAATCCGCTGCGGCCATTGCGACGCACACCTGGGGCACGTTTTCCCCGATGGCCCGCAGCCGACCGGCGATCGCTACTGCGTCAATTCCGCTTCACTGAGCTTTACCGATGGCGAAAATGGCGATCAAACGGCCGGTTAA
- the yeaG gene encoding protein kinase YeaG, with protein sequence MNIFDHYRQRYEAAKDEEFTLQEFLTICRQDRSAYANAAERLLMAIGEPVMVDTALESRLSRLFSNRVIARYPAFEEFYGMEEAIEQIVSYLKHAAQGLEEKKQILYLLGPVGGGKSSLAERLKALMQRVPIYTLSANGERSPVNDHPLCLFNPQEDASILEKEFNIPSRYLGTIMSPWAAKRLHEFGGDITKFKVVKVRPSILEQIAIAKTEPGDENNQDISALVGKVDIRKLENHAQNDPDAYGYSGALCRANQGIMEFVEMFKAPIKVLHPLLTATQEGNYNGTEGISALPFNGIILAHSNESEWVTFRNNKNNEAFLDRVYIVKVPYCLRVSEEIKIYDKLLDHSELTHAPCAPGTLETLARFSVLSRLKEPENSSIYSKMRVYDGESLKDTDPKAKSYQEYRDYAGVDEGMNGLSTRFAFKILSRVFNFDHAEVAANPVHLFYVLEQQIEREQFPQDLAEKYLEHLKGYLIPKYAEFIGKEIQTAYLESYSEYGQNIFDRYVTYADFWIQDQEYRDPDTGQLFDRESLNAELEKIEKPAGISNPKDFRNEIVNFVLRARANNNGRNPNWTSYEKLRTVIEKKMFSNTEELLPVISFNAKTSTDEQKKHDDFVDRMMEKGYTRKQVRLLCEWYLRVRKSS encoded by the coding sequence ATGAACATATTTGACCACTATCGCCAGCGCTACGAAGCTGCCAAGGACGAAGAGTTCACACTGCAGGAATTTCTTACCATTTGCCGGCAAGATCGCAGTGCCTATGCCAACGCGGCCGAACGTCTGCTGATGGCTATCGGTGAACCTGTGATGGTCGACACTGCGCTAGAATCACGCCTGTCGCGCCTGTTCTCCAACCGCGTGATCGCACGCTATCCGGCCTTTGAAGAATTCTACGGCATGGAAGAGGCCATCGAACAGATCGTCTCTTACCTGAAACACGCCGCGCAGGGCCTGGAAGAGAAGAAACAGATCCTTTACCTGCTCGGCCCGGTGGGCGGCGGTAAATCCTCGCTGGCGGAGCGTCTTAAGGCGTTGATGCAGCGCGTGCCCATCTACACCCTCAGCGCCAACGGCGAACGCAGCCCGGTCAACGATCATCCGCTGTGCCTGTTCAACCCGCAGGAAGATGCCTCGATCCTGGAAAAAGAGTTCAACATCCCGAGTCGCTATCTCGGCACCATCATGTCGCCGTGGGCGGCGAAGCGCCTGCATGAGTTCGGCGGCGACATCACCAAGTTTAAAGTCGTCAAAGTGCGCCCTTCCATCCTGGAGCAGATCGCCATCGCCAAAACCGAACCGGGCGATGAGAACAACCAGGACATCTCGGCGCTGGTCGGTAAAGTGGACATCCGTAAGCTGGAGAATCATGCGCAGAACGATCCGGACGCCTACGGCTACTCCGGCGCCCTGTGCCGCGCCAACCAGGGGATAATGGAATTCGTCGAGATGTTCAAAGCGCCGATCAAGGTGCTGCACCCGCTGCTGACGGCGACCCAGGAAGGCAACTACAACGGCACCGAGGGCATCTCCGCCCTGCCGTTCAACGGCATCATTCTGGCGCACTCCAACGAATCCGAGTGGGTGACCTTCCGTAACAACAAGAACAACGAAGCGTTCCTCGACCGCGTGTACATCGTCAAGGTGCCTTACTGCCTGCGCGTGTCGGAAGAGATCAAGATTTACGACAAGCTGCTGGATCACAGCGAGCTGACCCACGCGCCCTGCGCGCCGGGCACCCTCGAAACGCTCGCGCGCTTTAGCGTGCTGTCGCGGCTGAAAGAGCCGGAAAACTCGAGCATTTACTCGAAAATGCGCGTGTATGACGGTGAAAGCCTCAAGGATACCGATCCGAAAGCCAAGTCCTATCAGGAGTACCGCGACTACGCCGGGGTTGACGAAGGCATGAACGGCCTCTCCACCCGTTTCGCCTTTAAAATCCTCTCGCGGGTATTCAACTTCGATCACGCCGAGGTGGCGGCCAACCCGGTACACCTGTTCTATGTGCTGGAGCAGCAGATCGAACGCGAACAGTTCCCGCAGGATTTGGCCGAGAAATACCTGGAGCACCTGAAAGGCTATCTGATCCCGAAATACGCCGAATTTATCGGCAAAGAGATCCAGACCGCCTATCTGGAATCCTACTCGGAATACGGGCAGAACATTTTTGACCGCTACGTGACCTACGCGGACTTCTGGATCCAGGATCAGGAGTATCGCGATCCCGACACCGGTCAGCTGTTCGACCGCGAGTCGTTGAACGCCGAACTGGAGAAAATCGAGAAACCGGCCGGCATCAGCAACCCGAAAGATTTCCGTAACGAAATCGTGAACTTCGTGCTGCGCGCCCGCGCCAACAACAACGGCCGTAATCCGAACTGGACCAGCTACGAGAAGCTGCGCACCGTGATCGAGAAGAAAATGTTCTCCAATACCGAAGAGCTGTTGCCGGTCATTTCGTTTAACGCCAAAACATCGACGGACGAGCAGAAGAAACACGACGACTTCGTCGACCGCATGATGGAGAAAGGCTATACCCGCAAGCAGGTGCGCCTGCTGTGTGAATGGTATCTGCGGGTCAGAAAATCCTCATAA
- a CDS encoding D-hexose-6-phosphate mutarotase: protein MNEKIFTLPVSEQISPYISQRQLDELGVVVVSHPKVRAAVALQGAHLLAWQPSGEQPVIWLSNNTPFAKGKAIRGGVPICWPWFGPVAQPSHGFARNQPWSLTAHDEDDNGVILTFTLKDNEQTRKLWPHAFTLIARFKLGAECEIELESHGDYQATAALHSYFQVGDIDRVSVAGLGEPYIDKVAGGAEALQEGEVTFVGQTDRVYTRPEAFSQIRDPALARTIEVHHHHMSDVIAWNPGVELSCSMGDMPNDGYKTMVCIETGRVSKPLVAAGEQPARLGVTFRSRKKA from the coding sequence ATGAACGAGAAAATTTTCACCCTGCCCGTTTCCGAACAGATTTCGCCATACATCAGCCAGCGGCAACTCGATGAGCTGGGCGTGGTTGTGGTGTCGCATCCGAAAGTGCGCGCGGCCGTCGCGCTGCAAGGCGCCCATTTGCTGGCCTGGCAGCCCAGCGGTGAGCAGCCGGTGATTTGGCTCAGCAACAATACCCCCTTCGCCAAAGGCAAGGCCATCCGCGGCGGCGTGCCGATCTGCTGGCCGTGGTTCGGCCCGGTGGCGCAACCCTCCCACGGTTTTGCCCGCAACCAGCCCTGGAGCCTGACGGCGCACGATGAAGATGACAACGGCGTCATCCTGACCTTTACGCTGAAGGACAATGAGCAGACCCGCAAACTGTGGCCGCACGCCTTCACGCTGATTGCCCGCTTCAAGCTGGGTGCGGAGTGCGAAATCGAACTGGAATCGCACGGCGATTATCAGGCCACGGCGGCGCTGCACAGTTACTTCCAGGTCGGCGACATCGATCGGGTCAGCGTGGCGGGTCTGGGCGAGCCTTATATCGACAAGGTGGCGGGCGGCGCAGAGGCGCTTCAGGAAGGCGAAGTGACCTTCGTCGGCCAAACCGACCGCGTCTATACCCGCCCGGAGGCCTTCAGCCAGATCCGCGATCCGGCGCTCGCGCGCACCATAGAGGTTCACCACCATCATATGAGCGACGTCATCGCCTGGAACCCCGGCGTGGAGCTCTCCTGCAGCATGGGGGATATGCCGAACGACGGTTACAAGACCATGGTCTGCATCGAGACCGGGCGCGTCAGCAAACCGCTGGTCGCCGCCGGCGAGCAGCCCGCCCGTTTGGGCGTGACCTTCCGCAGCCGTAAGAAGGCTTGA
- a CDS encoding MipA/OmpV family protein, whose amino-acid sequence MEKEPVKISKLKTLAIIASAMVCAQSAQAGTWSLGAGALVSPDAYRGYQDRVYPVPVIDYEGDDFYFRTLTAGYYLWKDQENQLSIMGYYTPWGYRPGDSDDDRMKRLDKRRGTLMAGLAYSHHAEWGTLRTTFTGDTLNYSNGLVGDVAYLYKFDLDALTLVPGVGVMWNSKNQNKYYYGVSANESRRSGLDSYTPGDSWAPYLELSANYQINKSWNAFFLGRYVKLSDEVKDSPMVDKSYTGLLMTGVSYTF is encoded by the coding sequence ATGGAAAAAGAACCAGTGAAGATTTCAAAACTCAAAACGCTAGCAATTATCGCTTCCGCAATGGTTTGTGCGCAAAGTGCTCAGGCGGGAACCTGGTCACTCGGCGCCGGCGCGCTGGTTAGCCCGGACGCGTATCGCGGTTATCAGGATCGCGTATATCCGGTGCCCGTCATCGACTATGAAGGTGACGACTTCTACTTCCGTACTCTGACCGCCGGTTACTACCTGTGGAAAGATCAAGAAAACCAGCTGAGCATCATGGGTTACTACACGCCATGGGGCTACCGCCCTGGCGACAGCGATGACGATCGCATGAAGCGTCTCGACAAACGCCGCGGCACGCTGATGGCCGGCCTGGCTTATTCGCACCACGCGGAGTGGGGCACCCTCCGCACCACCTTCACCGGCGACACGTTGAACTACAGCAACGGGCTGGTGGGCGACGTGGCTTATCTGTACAAGTTTGATCTGGACGCGCTGACGCTGGTCCCGGGCGTAGGCGTGATGTGGAACAGCAAAAACCAGAACAAATATTACTACGGAGTTAGCGCCAATGAATCGCGCCGCAGCGGCCTGGACAGCTACACCCCAGGCGATAGCTGGGCGCCGTATCTCGAACTGAGCGCCAATTACCAGATCAACAAAAGCTGGAACGCCTTCTTCCTCGGCCGCTATGTGAAGTTGTCGGATGAAGTGAAAGACAGCCCGATGGTGGATAAATCCTACACCGGTTTGTTGATGACGGGTGTGAGCTACACCTTCTAA
- a CDS encoding YeaC family protein, with translation MDVKDLIAAMTPEIYQRLVQAVELGKWPDGVALTPEQKENSLQAVMLWQSMNNVDPQHMSIGTDGQIVMKSKQELKQQFVAEPLAKLKPQ, from the coding sequence ATGGACGTGAAAGATCTGATTGCGGCGATGACGCCCGAGATATACCAGCGCCTGGTACAGGCGGTTGAGCTAGGCAAATGGCCGGACGGCGTGGCGCTGACGCCGGAGCAAAAAGAAAACAGCCTGCAGGCGGTGATGCTGTGGCAGTCGATGAACAACGTCGATCCGCAGCACATGAGCATCGGCACCGACGGGCAGATCGTGATGAAGAGCAAGCAAGAGCTGAAACAGCAGTTCGTTGCCGAGCCGTTGGCCAAACTCAAACCGCAGTAA
- a CDS encoding YeaH/YhbH family protein → MAYFIDRRLNGKNKSMVNRQRFLRRYKSQIKQSIAEAINKRSVTDVDSGESVSIPTDDINEPMFHQGRGGTRHRVHPGNDHFVQNDRVERPQGGAGGGGGQGNASQDGEGQDEFVFQISKDEYLDLLFEDLALPNLKKNQYKQLTEFKTHRAGYTANGVPANISVVRSLQNSLARRTAMTAGKRRALHELEDALTQLENTEPVQLLEEERLRKEIAELRKKIESVPFIDTFDLRYKNYERRPEPSSQAVMFCLMDVSGSMDQATKDMAKRFYILLYLFLSRTYKNVEVVYIRHHTQAKEVDEQEFFYSQETGGTIVSSALKLMNDVVEERYDPAQWNIYAAQASDGDNWADDSPLCHELLAKKILPMVRYYSYIEITRRAHQTLWREYEDLQARFDNFAMQHIREPDDIYPVFRELFRKQTV, encoded by the coding sequence ATGGCCTATTTCATTGACCGGCGGCTGAACGGCAAAAACAAGAGCATGGTGAACCGCCAGCGCTTCTTGCGCCGTTACAAGTCGCAAATCAAACAGTCGATTGCCGAAGCCATCAACAAGCGTTCGGTCACCGACGTAGACAGCGGGGAGTCGGTCTCCATCCCCACTGACGATATCAACGAACCGATGTTTCATCAGGGGCGCGGCGGCACTCGCCATCGCGTTCACCCGGGCAATGACCACTTCGTGCAGAACGATCGCGTTGAGCGGCCTCAGGGCGGCGCAGGCGGTGGCGGTGGCCAGGGCAACGCCAGCCAGGACGGTGAAGGCCAGGATGAATTCGTCTTCCAGATCTCCAAAGACGAGTACCTCGATCTGCTGTTCGAGGATCTCGCCCTGCCCAACCTGAAAAAGAATCAGTACAAGCAGCTGACCGAGTTCAAAACCCATCGCGCCGGCTATACCGCCAACGGCGTGCCGGCCAACATCAGCGTCGTGCGTTCGCTGCAGAACTCGTTGGCGCGACGTACCGCCATGACCGCCGGTAAAAGACGCGCGTTGCACGAGCTGGAAGACGCGCTGACCCAGCTGGAAAACACCGAACCGGTGCAATTGCTGGAAGAGGAGCGGCTGCGCAAGGAAATTGCCGAACTGCGCAAGAAAATCGAAAGCGTACCGTTTATCGATACCTTCGACCTGCGCTACAAAAACTATGAGCGCCGGCCGGAGCCTTCCAGCCAGGCGGTGATGTTCTGCCTGATGGACGTGTCCGGTTCGATGGATCAGGCGACCAAAGACATGGCCAAGCGCTTTTACATTCTGCTTTATCTGTTCCTGAGCCGAACCTACAAGAACGTCGAGGTGGTCTATATTCGCCATCACACCCAGGCGAAAGAGGTGGACGAACAGGAGTTCTTCTATTCGCAGGAAACCGGCGGCACCATCGTCTCCAGCGCGCTGAAGTTGATGAACGACGTGGTCGAAGAGCGTTATGACCCGGCGCAATGGAATATCTACGCCGCGCAAGCGTCGGACGGCGACAACTGGGCTGACGACTCACCGCTGTGCCATGAGCTGTTGGCGAAGAAGATCCTGCCGATGGTGCGTTATTACAGCTACATAGAAATCACTCGCCGCGCTCACCAAACGCTGTGGCGCGAATATGAGGATCTGCAGGCAAGATTCGATAACTTCGCCATGCAGCATATCCGCGAACCGGACGATATCTATCCGGTATTCCGCGAACTGTTTCGCAAACAGACCGTGTGA